A genome region from Baekduia alba includes the following:
- a CDS encoding tryptophan 2,3-dioxygenase gives MNDAPVSYWSYLALDELLAAQRPRSDEHDELLFIIIHQVSELWFKQLLHELGHAQERLEAGDATAPLSTLRRALAILKTLVGQMDVLETLTPRQFAAFRERLGPASGFQSAQFRELEAVLGARDRRVVALHPEGSAARAAIEAAMARPALFDSLLRLLSANGYAVPAAVAQRDPAATYDGDEGVQDVLLAVYADEGLPAQLCERMVDLDEGVQEWRYRHVKLIERTIGAQAGTGGSSGAAFLQRTLLRPAFPDLWAVRSRL, from the coding sequence GTGAACGACGCGCCGGTCTCCTACTGGTCCTACCTCGCCCTCGACGAGCTCCTCGCCGCGCAGCGCCCGCGCTCCGACGAGCACGACGAGCTGTTGTTCATCATCATCCATCAGGTCTCCGAGCTGTGGTTCAAGCAGCTGCTGCACGAGCTCGGCCACGCGCAGGAGCGGCTGGAGGCCGGCGACGCGACCGCGCCGCTCTCGACCCTGCGCCGCGCGCTGGCGATCCTCAAGACGCTCGTCGGCCAGATGGACGTCCTGGAGACGCTGACGCCGCGCCAGTTCGCAGCGTTCCGGGAGCGCCTGGGACCGGCGAGCGGCTTCCAGTCCGCGCAGTTCCGCGAGCTCGAGGCGGTGCTCGGCGCGCGCGACCGCCGGGTCGTCGCGCTGCACCCGGAGGGCTCGGCGGCGCGCGCTGCGATCGAGGCGGCGATGGCCCGCCCGGCGCTGTTCGACTCGCTGCTGCGGTTGTTGTCGGCCAACGGCTACGCCGTCCCGGCCGCGGTCGCGCAGCGCGATCCCGCCGCGACCTACGACGGCGACGAGGGCGTGCAGGACGTGCTCCTGGCCGTGTACGCCGACGAGGGCCTGCCGGCCCAGTTGTGCGAGCGGATGGTCGACCTCGACGAGGGTGTGCAGGAGTGGCGCTACCGCCACGTCAAGCTGATCGAGCGGACGATCGGCGCGCAGGCCGGCACCGGCGGGTCCAGCGGCGCCGCGTTCCTACAGCGCACGCTGCTGCGCCCCGCGTTCCCCGACCTCTGGGCCGTTCGCAGCCGGCTGTGA
- the ilvB gene encoding biosynthetic-type acetolactate synthase large subunit yields MRAADALIAALLNEGVDVAFGLPGGASLPLHDAIHGSALRHVLVRHEAAAGHAAEGYARATGRVGVAFATSGPGATNLVTPLADAMMDSTPIVAITGQVRTDLRGTDAFQETDVIGVTAPVVKHAIAVERARDVVPAIREAFAVARSGRPGPVLVDVPTDVAREPVGRDALDDAGDALPAGFSRPAAPDPAAIRAAAAAIAGAERPVLYAGGGVVHAGAHAALMALADAGDLPVTTTLMALGAFPASDRRWLGMLGMHGCRTANWAVDECDVLVAIGARFDDRVTGRLDQFAPAARTVVHLDVDPAEIGKLRHADIAVVGDARAALTALADAVGGRRPAPARLASWWRVLDAWRSAESPPVAPDGGRIGPAQALDALQRATGGAAIVTTDVGNHQMWAAKRLRFDAPRRWLTSGGLGTMGFGLPAAIGAQVAAPDRTVVCVSGDGSLLMNVQELVTARAEGLPVRVLLIDDGALGMVRQQQDLFWGGRRQDVDLGPAPDWPLLARACGWEAERIEDADDVDDAIDRLLRADGPALLDVAVAPEADCLPMFGPGAAARDMIG; encoded by the coding sequence GTGCGCGCCGCCGACGCCCTGATCGCCGCCCTGCTCAACGAGGGCGTCGACGTCGCCTTCGGCCTGCCCGGCGGCGCGTCGCTGCCGCTGCACGACGCGATCCACGGCAGCGCACTGCGCCACGTCCTGGTCCGCCACGAGGCGGCCGCCGGCCACGCGGCCGAGGGCTACGCACGCGCCACCGGACGCGTCGGCGTCGCGTTCGCCACCTCCGGGCCGGGCGCGACGAACCTCGTCACGCCGTTGGCCGACGCGATGATGGACTCGACCCCGATCGTGGCGATCACCGGTCAGGTCCGGACCGACCTGCGCGGCACCGACGCGTTCCAGGAGACCGACGTCATCGGCGTCACCGCGCCGGTCGTCAAGCACGCGATCGCCGTGGAGCGGGCGCGCGACGTGGTGCCCGCGATCCGCGAGGCGTTCGCGGTCGCGCGCAGTGGCCGGCCGGGCCCGGTGCTCGTCGACGTCCCGACCGACGTGGCGCGCGAGCCCGTCGGGCGCGACGCGCTCGACGACGCCGGCGACGCGCTGCCGGCCGGCTTCTCGCGCCCCGCCGCGCCCGACCCCGCGGCGATCCGCGCGGCTGCCGCGGCGATCGCGGGCGCCGAGCGGCCGGTGCTCTACGCGGGCGGCGGCGTCGTCCACGCGGGCGCGCACGCCGCGCTCATGGCCCTGGCCGACGCCGGCGACCTGCCGGTCACGACGACGCTGATGGCGCTCGGCGCGTTCCCCGCCTCGGACCGCCGCTGGCTCGGGATGCTCGGGATGCACGGCTGCCGCACGGCGAACTGGGCGGTGGACGAGTGCGACGTCCTGGTCGCGATCGGCGCGCGCTTCGACGATCGCGTCACCGGCCGGCTGGACCAGTTCGCGCCCGCCGCCCGGACCGTCGTCCACCTCGACGTCGACCCCGCCGAGATCGGCAAGCTGCGCCACGCCGACATCGCGGTGGTCGGCGACGCCCGGGCAGCGCTGACCGCGCTCGCCGACGCCGTCGGCGGCCGGCGGCCCGCACCCGCGCGCCTGGCCTCGTGGTGGCGCGTGCTCGACGCGTGGCGCTCGGCGGAGTCCCCGCCGGTGGCGCCCGACGGCGGCCGCATCGGGCCGGCGCAGGCCCTCGACGCGCTCCAGCGCGCCACGGGCGGCGCGGCGATCGTCACCACCGACGTCGGCAACCACCAGATGTGGGCGGCCAAGCGGCTGCGCTTCGACGCGCCGCGGCGCTGGCTGACCTCCGGTGGCCTCGGGACGATGGGCTTCGGCCTGCCCGCGGCGATCGGCGCGCAGGTCGCGGCGCCCGACCGCACGGTCGTCTGCGTCTCCGGCGACGGCTCGCTGCTGATGAACGTGCAGGAGCTCGTGACCGCGCGAGCGGAAGGGCTCCCGGTCAGGGTCCTGCTGATCGACGACGGCGCGCTGGGCATGGTCCGCCAGCAGCAGGACCTGTTCTGGGGCGGCCGGCGCCAGGACGTCGACCTCGGGCCCGCGCCCGACTGGCCGCTGCTCGCCCGCGCCTGCGGCTGGGAGGCCGAGCGGATCGAGGACGCCGACGACGTCGACGACGCGATCGACCGGCTCCTGCGCGCCGACGGCCCGGCGCTGCTGGACGTCGCGGTCGCGCCGGAGGCCGACTGCCTTCCGATGTTCGGGCCGGGCGCGGCGGCGCGCGACATGATCGGGTGA
- a CDS encoding GGDEF domain-containing protein: MGLRSPADRQGPMLERRVALTLFAVGTVVCGMGAVLKPELTDAARAVQLSAAAGFGACGLAVRVLPPWRWIVETAALLSVVLLGLLMGSSNAIGATPFFFLWPLVYLAYFSRRALVITGFAVMAVSVSVAMVANSYATNRADTVVGTIFSVGLMTGLVTVMTRRERDLQAALARAADTDALTGVLNRRGLAPELERLVAEATEYGRRLAVVMVDLDHFKRFNDRHGHLVGDEALIRCATALTAAAREGDHVARVGGEEFTVALPGADAGAAQAYADDVMRRLREEAVAAPLRVTVSAGIATHGPDVDSVHLLMRSADQALYRAKHAGRDQAVVALRDAA, translated from the coding sequence ATGGGACTTCGTTCCCCCGCAGATCGGCAGGGCCCGATGCTCGAGCGCCGCGTCGCGCTGACGCTCTTCGCTGTCGGCACGGTCGTCTGCGGCATGGGCGCGGTGCTCAAGCCCGAGCTGACCGACGCCGCGCGCGCCGTGCAGCTGTCCGCGGCCGCCGGCTTCGGCGCCTGCGGCCTCGCGGTGCGGGTGCTGCCGCCGTGGCGCTGGATCGTGGAGACCGCGGCGCTCCTGAGCGTCGTCCTGCTCGGCCTGCTGATGGGGTCCTCCAACGCGATCGGCGCGACCCCGTTCTTCTTCCTCTGGCCGCTGGTCTACCTCGCCTACTTCTCGCGCCGCGCGCTGGTGATCACGGGGTTCGCGGTGATGGCCGTGTCGGTGAGCGTCGCGATGGTCGCCAACTCGTACGCGACCAACCGCGCGGACACCGTCGTCGGGACGATCTTCAGCGTCGGCCTCATGACCGGCCTCGTCACGGTGATGACCCGCCGCGAGCGCGACCTGCAGGCGGCGCTGGCCCGTGCCGCCGACACCGACGCGCTCACCGGCGTGCTCAACCGCCGCGGCTTGGCGCCCGAGCTCGAGCGGCTGGTCGCCGAGGCGACCGAGTACGGCCGCCGCCTCGCCGTCGTGATGGTCGACCTCGACCACTTCAAGCGCTTCAACGACCGCCACGGCCACCTCGTCGGCGACGAGGCGCTGATCCGCTGCGCGACCGCGCTGACGGCCGCGGCCCGCGAGGGCGACCACGTGGCGCGCGTCGGTGGCGAGGAGTTCACGGTCGCCCTGCCGGGCGCCGACGCCGGCGCCGCCCAGGCCTACGCCGACGACGTGATGCGCCGGCTGCGCGAGGAGGCGGTCGCCGCGCCGCTGCGCGTCACGGTCTCGGCCGGGATCGCGACGCACGGGCCGGACGTCGACAGCGTCCACCTGCTGATGCGCAGCGCCGACCAGGCGCTCTACCGCGCCAAGCACGCCGGGCGCGACCAGGCGGTCGTCGCGCTGCGCGACGCGGCCTAG
- a CDS encoding LLM class flavin-dependent oxidoreductase, with the protein MTRIGFLSFGHWQPAPGSRTQTARDALQQTIELAVAAEELGLDGAYVRVHHFARQLASPFPLLAAIGARTTRIEIGTGVIDMRYENPLSMAEQAAAADLISDGRLQLGVSRGSPEPAFRGAENFGYVPAEGEDDGDLARRHTAIFRAAIAGTGVAEADVRMTGSPARLPIQPQSPGLGDRIWWGSGTRASAEWTAEQGMNLMSSTLLSEDTGVPFDELQAEQIRLYRQAWAIAGHDREPRVSVSRSVIPLATDLDRAYFGDRALRDAADQVGYLEGVVARFGKSYIGEPDVIAEQLAQDAAVAAADTLLLTVPNQLGVEYNTTMLASIAEHVAPAVGWSPATARQS; encoded by the coding sequence ATGACCCGCATCGGCTTCCTCTCCTTCGGCCACTGGCAGCCCGCGCCCGGCTCGCGGACCCAGACGGCCCGCGACGCGCTCCAGCAGACGATCGAGCTCGCCGTCGCCGCGGAGGAGCTCGGGCTCGACGGCGCCTACGTGCGCGTCCACCACTTCGCCCGCCAGCTCGCCTCGCCGTTCCCGCTGCTGGCGGCCATCGGCGCCCGGACCACGCGCATCGAGATCGGCACCGGCGTGATCGACATGCGCTACGAGAACCCGCTCTCCATGGCCGAGCAGGCCGCGGCGGCCGACCTGATCAGCGACGGCCGCCTCCAGCTCGGCGTCAGCCGCGGCTCGCCCGAGCCGGCGTTCCGGGGCGCCGAGAACTTCGGCTACGTCCCGGCCGAGGGCGAGGACGACGGCGACCTCGCGCGCCGCCACACCGCGATCTTCCGCGCGGCGATCGCCGGCACCGGCGTGGCGGAGGCCGACGTGCGGATGACCGGCTCGCCCGCCAGGCTCCCGATCCAGCCGCAGTCGCCGGGCCTCGGCGACCGCATCTGGTGGGGCTCCGGCACGCGCGCGTCCGCGGAGTGGACCGCGGAGCAGGGCATGAACCTCATGTCGTCGACCCTGCTCAGCGAGGACACCGGCGTGCCCTTCGACGAGCTGCAGGCCGAGCAGATCCGCCTCTACCGCCAGGCGTGGGCGATCGCCGGCCACGACCGCGAGCCACGCGTGTCGGTCAGCCGCTCGGTGATCCCGCTCGCGACCGACCTGGACCGGGCCTACTTCGGCGACCGGGCGCTGCGCGACGCGGCAGACCAGGTCGGGTACCTCGAGGGCGTCGTCGCGCGCTTCGGCAAGTCCTACATCGGCGAGCCGGACGTCATCGCCGAGCAGCTGGCCCAGGACGCCGCGGTCGCGGCCGCCGACACGCTCCTGCTCACCGTCCCCAACCAGCTCGGGGTCGAGTACAACACCACCATGCTGGCGAGCATCGCCGAGCACGTGGCGCCCGCGGTCGGCTGGTCGCCGGCGACGGCGCGCCAGAGCTAG